Within the Senegalia massiliensis genome, the region TCCTTATTTAAATAAAAAGGATAAAGATTTCTTTTTTATGAAAAGAAACAATCCTTCTCAAATAGTAGATACCATACTTGAATTAGCCTATAGAAGACTTAGGAAATTTAATGGGTATGATCCAATAAAAGATATTCAAGTATTATCTCCAATGAAAAAAGGAGATGCAGGAGTAAATGCATTAAATAATAGTTTGCAAGCTATATTAAATCCTAAATCTAAAATTAAAGCTGAAAGAAAAATAGCCGATACTATATTTAGAGTAGGCGACAAAGTAATGCAAATAAAAAATAATTATAATAGTGAGTGGGAAATAATAGAAAATGGAAAGTCAATAGAAAAAGGAAAAGGAGTGTTTAATGGGGATTTAGGAATTATAACAAAAATTGATCATGAGGAATCAGAATTAATAGTAGAATTTGATGATAAAAGAATAGTAGTATATCCATTTAGTGGATTAGATGAACTTAGACTTGCATATGCTACTACAATTCATAAATCTCAAGGTTCAGAATTTCCAGTAGTTATAATTCCAATACTTTGGGGACCACCAATGCTTCTTACAAGGAATTTACTCTATACAGGAATAACACGTGCGAAAGAATTAGTAGTGCTTGTAGGAATGGAAAGGTATTTAGCTATGATGATAAAAAATAATAAAATTACTACAAGGTATTCAGGATTATCTAAAAGATTGAATGATATGTTTAATGTATATGTGAGAGGTTAAATATGAAAATATTAGATAGAATATTAGAGATTATTTATCCAGAAAAAAATATATGCTTTATATGTGATGAATATGAAGAAACTATCAAGCATCATTTATGTAATGAATGTAGAGATCGATTAGAGTTTTTAGATCAAACAATATCAGAAGATATAATTTGTCCTCTTCGTTATACAGATTGTATAAGAGAAATAATATTTAAATATAAATATGGTAAAAAACCTTATTTATATAAGATGCTAGGACCATTATTATTAGAAGAATTTAAAAAACGGAATATAGATGATGTTGATTTAATAGTGCCTATTCCAATGACAAGAAGAAAAAAATCTAAAAGAGGATTTAATCAATCAGAATTACTTGCAAAATATCTTTCAGAAAAATTAAATATAGAATTATATACTGGAAATTTAATCAAGTTTAAAAAGACAAAATCTCAATCAGGATTATCAAAATCTTTTAGACGTACAAATATAAAGGGAGCATTTAAAATAATAGATAAAGAAATATTTGCTAATAAAAATGTACTTATAGTAGATGATATTATAACTACAGGAGCTACATATACTGAGGCAAAAAGAAATATAATGGATGCTAATGCTAAAAAAACTTATCTAATAACAATAGCAAGTGGTAGAGATATATAAGGAGGAGAATAAATGAATATAAAAAATTGTAAAAAATGTGGCAAAATATATAATTATGATGGGTTTAATATATGCTATCACTGTAGACGTAAAGAAGAAGAAATGTTTTTTACTGTTCGTGAATATATTTATAGTAATACCAAAGCAGATATTAGAGAAGTATCAGAAGCAACAGGAGTTTCTACAAAAAAGATATTAGAATTTTTAAGACAAGGAAAACTTGAGATAAAAGAAGGAAGCAATTTGATACTTGATTGTGAAAGATGTTCTAAACCTATAAAAACTGGAAGGTTTTGCAAAGAGTGTGCAAATGAAATAGAAAAAGAATTAAAAGGAGCATTTAAAAAAGATAATATAGATAATAGTGAACAGAATAGCTATAGAACAGGAAACAAGTTAAATGTAAAAAATAGAAGATAAATAGTATTAAAGTTAAACCTCAACTTTGCCGATAATATATATAACGATGCAAAGGTGAGGTGTTTTTTATGAAGATATTTAATAATAATATAAATAAAATACAAAATGCATATAACAATAATAAAACGAAAATCAGCAAAGATGTAAAAGCAGATAAAAAAGATCAATTTATAATATCAGAGCAAGGAAAAATGATTCAAAAAGCAGTTAAAATGGCAAAGGATTCTCCAGATATTAGAAAAGAAAAAATAGAGAAAATTAAGACTCAGATGAATAGTGGAAATTATAATGTGGATTCAAAATTAGTAGCACAAAAGATATTAGAAGATATAAACATGAGAAAAGGCTAATGGAGGATAATATGAAAGAGTTAGTTGATGTATTAATAAAAGTATTAGATGAAGAAATAGTAGTATATAAAAAACTACTTAAAAATTTAGATGAAAAAACTGATGTATTAGTAAATGGAGATATAAAAAAATTAGATGAAATTACTAAAGAAGAACAATCTATAACGGAAACATTGGTGAAACTTGAGAATTTAAGAGAAAAAGTTATTTTTAATATTGCTCATAAAAAAGACAAAAGTGGAATTGATGTGTCTCAAATCTTAGAATTCTTAGAAGGACAGGAAAAAGAAGTATTGGAAGAAAAAAGAAATAAATTAGTAAATATATTAGAAAAGATAAAAGAAAAAAATATGCTTAATTCTAGATTAATAAAAGATTCACTTGATTATATAAATTTAAATATAGATTTATTTACAAATAGAGATAGTAATTTAACATATGGTAAAGGTAAGAAAAACGAACAAACTGCAAGTTTTTTCAATAAACAAGCATAGAAAGGGGATAAAAAATTGTTTCAAGGATTATCATCAGCAATATCAGGATTATATACAAATAAAAAAGCATTAGATACAGTCAGTCACAATATAGCAAATAGTAATAACCCTTACTATGTTAGACAAGATGTTATACAAGCATCTAATGGATATACAAATGTAGTGGGAGTAAATGGTCAAATTGGATCAGGTGTGAAGATAGCTGACATAAGACAAATAAGGGATAGATTTTTAGATCAAAGATTTAGAAATGAAGCTGATAATAAAGGCTATTTTGATGCAAGATACAGTATTTTTTCACAAGTAGAAGAAATAATGAATGAACCATCAGATGTAGGTTTAAGTGAAGTAATGGATGGACTGTGGAATAGTTTTGATGAATTATCAAAAGATCCAGATAACTTAACAGTTAGGGGAATGGTAAGGGAAAGAGCCATAGCCTTTGTGGAGACCGTAAGTCATATGTCAAATCAGTTAAGTCTTTTACAAGTAAACTTAAATAAAGAGATATCAAATAAAGTAGAAGAAATAAATATGATATCAAAAGATATAGCAAAATTAAATGGTTTAATAACTCAAAGTGAATCTACAGGTGTAAAGGCGAATGATTTAAGAGATAAAAGAAATGCATTAATAGATAGATTATCTTTAAATATAAATATTAATGCAGTTAATAAACAAAATGGTTCAGTAGATATATATATTGGAGGAAGATCTCTTGTAAGTGAGGAGAATGCAAGAGAAATAGAAGCCAAGACTGTTGATAATTCATTTTTTGAGATAACTTGGAAAAATTCAAACAATTCAAAAGTAGAAATAAGTGGAGGATATTTAAAAGGGATACTTGAGTCAAGAGGAGAGTTTGATTCCAAAGATGAAACTTATTCTTCAATAATACCAAGTGTAAAAAACAGACTAGATAAATTTGTAAATACTGTTGCAACAAAAATAAATGAAATACATAAAAAAGGTGTAACACTACTTGGAGAACCAGGACAAGATTTTTTTGTATCTAAAAGAAATGGTAGTGAAATAGATGCAAGTACTATAAAATTAAATGACAATTTAGATACATTAAATAATATAGTAGCATCTTCATCAGGAGATAGAGGGGATGGAAGTATTGCGAAAGAAATTATGGATTTACGTGATTTAGCGATTTTTGAAAATCAAACAGCAGATAATTATTATAGAAGTATTATATCTGATATGGGAGTAGAAGCAAATCGTTCTATGATAATGTTAGAAACTCACAATACCATAATTCAAAATATACAAAATAGCAGATATGCAGTTTCAGGAGTATCAATGGATGAAGAAATGGCAAATATGCTAAAATTTCAACATTCATATACTGCAAATAGTAGAGTAGTAAATGCAATAGATGAAATGATAGAAAATGTAGTAAATAAAATGGGTAGAGTAGGAAATTAAATATTAGGAGTGGTTAG harbors:
- a CDS encoding ComF family protein; translation: MKILDRILEIIYPEKNICFICDEYEETIKHHLCNECRDRLEFLDQTISEDIICPLRYTDCIREIIFKYKYGKKPYLYKMLGPLLLEEFKKRNIDDVDLIVPIPMTRRKKSKRGFNQSELLAKYLSEKLNIELYTGNLIKFKKTKSQSGLSKSFRRTNIKGAFKIIDKEIFANKNVLIVDDIITTGATYTEAKRNIMDANAKKTYLITIASGRDI
- a CDS encoding MerR family transcriptional regulator; this encodes MNIKNCKKCGKIYNYDGFNICYHCRRKEEEMFFTVREYIYSNTKADIREVSEATGVSTKKILEFLRQGKLEIKEGSNLILDCERCSKPIKTGRFCKECANEIEKELKGAFKKDNIDNSEQNSYRTGNKLNVKNRR
- the flgM gene encoding flagellar biosynthesis anti-sigma factor FlgM encodes the protein MKIFNNNINKIQNAYNNNKTKISKDVKADKKDQFIISEQGKMIQKAVKMAKDSPDIRKEKIEKIKTQMNSGNYNVDSKLVAQKILEDINMRKG
- a CDS encoding flagellar protein FlgN, with protein sequence MKELVDVLIKVLDEEIVVYKKLLKNLDEKTDVLVNGDIKKLDEITKEEQSITETLVKLENLREKVIFNIAHKKDKSGIDVSQILEFLEGQEKEVLEEKRNKLVNILEKIKEKNMLNSRLIKDSLDYINLNIDLFTNRDSNLTYGKGKKNEQTASFFNKQA
- the flgK gene encoding flagellar hook-associated protein FlgK — its product is MFQGLSSAISGLYTNKKALDTVSHNIANSNNPYYVRQDVIQASNGYTNVVGVNGQIGSGVKIADIRQIRDRFLDQRFRNEADNKGYFDARYSIFSQVEEIMNEPSDVGLSEVMDGLWNSFDELSKDPDNLTVRGMVRERAIAFVETVSHMSNQLSLLQVNLNKEISNKVEEINMISKDIAKLNGLITQSESTGVKANDLRDKRNALIDRLSLNININAVNKQNGSVDIYIGGRSLVSEENAREIEAKTVDNSFFEITWKNSNNSKVEISGGYLKGILESRGEFDSKDETYSSIIPSVKNRLDKFVNTVATKINEIHKKGVTLLGEPGQDFFVSKRNGSEIDASTIKLNDNLDTLNNIVASSSGDRGDGSIAKEIMDLRDLAIFENQTADNYYRSIISDMGVEANRSMIMLETHNTIIQNIQNSRYAVSGVSMDEEMANMLKFQHSYTANSRVVNAIDEMIENVVNKMGRVGN